A genome region from Chiroxiphia lanceolata isolate bChiLan1 chromosome 5, bChiLan1.pri, whole genome shotgun sequence includes the following:
- the SUN2 gene encoding SUN domain-containing protein 2, translated as MSRRSQRLVTTRYYPGDDDATTSSSGTSLLGGTQLPFKETAGRTIRRKSSSTKRLSPAPSTQTSYYSESMMSESYLGGSRGLAALGSSMLDDDLDSGTYWGGELSTRRRRGTGDTESSKINGLLESKTYDTYASSSGYSSEDDYAGHFYSGQSSSGSGLRTAASRVGSFLWQVFTSPVRFMTWLFSGLVGAWRRLAGTAPRLDSVPFSRRYPRVKKSLLLLLLLLLLAAAAYGAWYFYPYGLSTLSLPAFPWWGAGKFSSSDVPGAGDLTMLDQGGHRLLARFQSLEKRFEALEAELSRWQLRRGAAAVTAGEEPPPGDILVLLEGLVNRRDAGLKEHLRTDMTSHLQGELDAFRAQVQRDLDGRLGKMAQASQEMEARLLELNSEWQSSAQESLRGTFQQEVGKLEQEVAALRRELVGLKSDQEVMGKHVEGMLEQLKTVRADVETQFPVWISQFLSQSRQDGAAGLILQREDLQTELQALERKILAKVLEDRRLSAQDAQTGSGVALQHGGTAGVTEEQVHLIVGQALKRYSEDRVGMVDYALESAGASVINTRCSETYETRTALLSLFGIPLWYHSQSPRVILQPDVNPGNCWAFRGSQGFAVIRLSSIIRPTAVTLEHIPKALSPQGTIPSAPKDFTVYGLKEEGEEEGLLLGQFTYNHDGDPIQTFYLEGDSVGTYQLVELRVLSNWGHPEYTCIYRFRVHGEPAH; from the exons CGCTATTACCCCGGGGACGACGATGCCACGACCAGCAGCAGCGGCACCTCTCTGCTGGGTGGGACACAGCTCCCCTTCAAGGAGACCGCCGGCAG GACGATCAGGAGGAAATCGAGCAGCACAAAGCGCCTCTCTCCCGCCCCCAGCACCCAGACCTCCTACTACAGCGAGTCCATGATGAGCGAGTCCTACCTGGGGGGCAGTCGGGGCcttgctgccctgggcagctccatGCTGGATGATGACCTGGACAGTGGCACGTACTGGG GTGGGGAGCTCTCTACCAGGCGGAGAAGAGGCACAGGGGACACAGAGTCCAGTAAGATCAACGGGCTGCTGGAGAGCAAGACGTACGATACCTATGCCTCTTCATCTGGGTACTCCTCAGAAGATGACTATGCTG GTCACTTTTACTCAGGCCAAAGTAGCTCTGGGTCAGGTCTGAGGACTGCAGCCTCCCGGGTGGGCTCCTTCCTCTGGCAGGTGTTCACCTCCCCAG TTCGGTTCATGACATGGCTGTTCTCAGGGCTGGTAGGTGCCTGGCGCCGCCTCGCTGGCACAGCCCCCCGCCTGGACAGCGTCCCTTTCTCCAG GCGCTACCCACGTGTGAAGAAGtccctgcttctgctgctgctcctcctgctcctcgcTGCTGCTGCCTACG GAGCTTGGTACTTCTACCCATATGGGCTGTCAACACTcagcctgcctgccttcccGTGGTGGGGAGCTGGGAAGTTTTCCTCCTCTGATGTGCCTGGAGCAGGGGACCTGACCATGCTGGACCAG GGAGGACACCGGCTCCTGGCTCGCTTCCAGTCCCTGGAGAAGCGCTTCGAGGCGCTGGAGGCTGAGCTGTCACGGTGGCAGCTGCGTCGAGGGGCGGCAGCTGTGACTGCAGGAGAAGAGCCACCCCCAGGGGAcatcctggtgctgctggaggggctggtGAACCGCCGGGATGCAGGGCTGAAGGAGCATCTCCGCACCGACATGACCAGCCACCTCCAG GGTGAGCTGGATGCCTTCCGAGCCCAGGTGCAGAGGGATTTAGACGGGCGCCTGGGGAAGATGGCACAAGCCTCTCAG GAGATGGAGGCGCGCTTGCTGGAGCTGAACTCGGAGTGGCAGAG CTCAGCACAGGAGAGCCTACGAGGGACCTTCCAGCAGGAGGTGGGcaagctggagcaggaggtggcagcGCTGAGGAGGGAGCTAGTGGGCCTGAAATCAGACCAGGAGGTGATGGGGAAGCATGTGGAGgggatgctggagcagctgaagacAGTGCGGGCTGAT GTGGAAACACAATTCCCAGTGTGGATCAGTCAGTTCCTGTCACAATCCCGGCAGGATGGTGCCGCTGGCCTCATCCTCCAGCGGGAAGACTTGCAAACGgagctccaggctctggagcGCAAGATCCTTGCCAAAGTCTTGGAGGACCGGAGACTCTCGGCCCAGGATGCTCAGACTGGTAGTGGAGTGGCCCTGCAGCACGGGGGGACTGCAGGGGTGACAGAGGAG caagtGCATCTCATCGTGGGCCAGGCCCTGAAGCGCTACAGCGAGGACCGTGTGGGGATGGTTGACTACGCCCTCGAGTCGGCAG gggCCAGCGTCATCAACACCCGCTGCTCGGAGACCTACGAGACACGGACAGCACTGCTGAGCTTGTTCGGCATCCCCCTGTGGTACCACTCACAGTCCCCCCGTGTCATCCTGCAG CCAGACGTCAACCCTGGGAACTGCTGGGCATTTCGTGGCTCCCAGGGCTTTGCTGTCATCCGCCTCTCCAGCATCATCCGCCCCACAGCTGTGACGCTGGAGCACATCCCAAAAGCCCTGTCACCCCAGGGGACCATCCCCAGTGCCCCCAAGGACTTCACTGTCTAT GGCttaaaggaagaaggagaggaggagggccTTCTCCTTGGACAGTTCACCTACAACCACGATGGCGACCCCATCCAAACATTTTACTTGGAG GGTGACTCTGTAGGCACGTACCAGCTGGTGGAGCTGCGGGTGCTGAGCAATTGGGGCCACCCCGAATACACCTGCATCTACCGCTTCCGCGTGCACGGGGAGCCGGCGCACTGA
- the GTPBP1 gene encoding GTP-binding protein 1 isoform X2 translates to MAAAERSRSPVPGGSPVPACMFAPEPGSPGGRPRVAAAACPLRAAFDGEDGEALNGEPEIDLTSKLVMVSPTSEQYDSLLQQMSERIDEGCGETIYVIGQGSDGTEYGLSEADMEASYATLKSMAEQIEADVILLREHQEAGGKVRDYLVRKRVGDNDFLEVRVAVVGNVDAGKSTLLGVLTHGELDNGRGFARQKLFRHKHEIESGRTSSVGNDILGFDSEGNVVNKPDSHGGSLEWTKICEKSTKVITFIDLAGHEKYLKTTVFGMTGHLPDFCMLMVGSNAGIVGMTKEHLGLALALNVPVFVVVTKIDMCPANILQETLKLLQRLLKSPGCRKIPVLVQSKDDVIVTASNFSSERMCPIFQISNVTGENLDLLKMFLNLLSPRTSYREEEPAEFQIDDTYSVPGVGTVVSGTTLRGLIKLNDTLLLGPDPLGNFLPIAVKSIHRKRMPVKEVRGGQTASFALKKIKRSSIRKGMVMVSPRLNPQASWEFEAEILVLHHPTTISPRYQAMVHCGSIRQTATILSMDKDCLRTGDKATVHFRFIKTPEYLHIDQRLVFREGRTKAVGTITKLLQTTNNSPMNSKPQQIKMQSTKKGAVTKREDGVPATGTAAGGPPAGDEAPSTAAAPLTATALQPLSKVGGGGRRRGGQRHKVKSQGACVTPASGC, encoded by the exons CTGGTGATGGTGAGTCCAACTTCAGAGCAGTATGACAGTTTGCTCCAGCAGATGTCAGAGAGGATTGATGAGGGATGTGGGGAGACCATCTATGTCATTGGGCAAGGATCAG ACGGGACTGAATACGGTCTGAGCGAGGCAGACATGGAAGCGTCCTATGCCACGTTGAAGAGCATGGCAGAGCAGATCGAGGCAGACGTGATCCTCCTGCGGGAGCACCAGGAGGCAGGGGGCAAGGTGCGCGACTACCTCGTTCGGAAGCGCGTGGGTGACAACGACTTCCTGGAGGTCAG gGTAGCAGTGGTTGGCAATGTGGACGCAGGAAAGAGCACGTTGCTGGGTGTCTTGACTCACGGCGAGCTAGACAATGGCCGAGGCTTTGCTCGGCAAAAGCTCTTCCGCCACAAGCACGAGATTGAGTCAGGCCGCACCAGCAGCGTGGGCAATGACATCCTGGGCTTCGACAGCGAGGGCAACGTGGTGAACAAACCCGACAGCCACGGTGGCAGTTTGGAATGGACAAAGATCTGTGAGAAATCCACCAAGGTCATTACTTTCATTGACCTGGCTGGTCATGAAAAGTACCTGAAAACCACCGTCTTTGGCATGACTGGCCACTTACCTGATTTCTGCATGCTTATG GTTGGCAGTAATGCTGGGATTGTTGGCATGACCAAGGAGCACTTGGGCCTGGCGCTTGCACTTAATGTTCCCGTCTTTGTTGTGGTGACCAAGATTGACATGTGCCCTGCCAACATCCTGCAAG AAACCCTGAAGCTGTTACAGCGACTGCTGAAGTCCCCAGGGTGCAGGAAGATTCCCGTGCTGGTTCAGAGCAAGGATGATGTCATTGTAACAGCCTCCAACTTCAGCTCAGAGAG GATGTGCCCAATTTTCCAGATTTCAAATGTTACCGGGGAGAACCTAGATTTGCTGAAGATGTTTCTTAATCTCTTGTCTCCACGGACCAGCTACAGGGAAGAAGAGCCAGCAGAATTCCAGATAGATGATACTTACTCTGTCCCG GGCGTAGGAACAGTTGTCTCTGGGACGACACTGAGAGGCCTCATCAAGCTAAATGACACCCTTCTGCTGGGGCCAGATCCCCTTGGCAACTTCCTGCCTATTGCTGTCAAGTCCATCCACCGCAAGAGAATGCCTGTCAAAGAAGTGCGGGGAGGCCAGACTGCCTCCTTTGCTTTGAAGAAG atCAAGCGCTCTTCCATCCGGAAAGGCATGGTAATGGTGTCACCCCGCCTGAATCCACAAGCATCGTGGGAGTTTGAAGCAGAGATTCTGGTGCTCCATCACCCCACCACCATCAGCCCACGATATCAGGCCATGG TGCATTGTGGCAGCATCCGCCAGACGGCCACGATTCTCAGCATGGACAAGGACTGCCTGCGAACAGGGGACAAAGCCACAGTGCACTTTCGCTTCATCAAAACCCCGGAATACTTGCATATAGACCAGCGGCTGGTCTTCCGTGAAGGCCGCACCAAAGCCGTGGGTACCATCACTAAG TTACTCCAGACCACCAATAACTCGCCAATGAACTCCAAGCCACAGCAGATCAAGATGCAGTCAACTAAGAAGGGAGCTGTTACAAAACGAGAGGATGGTGTTCCCGCCACTGGGACGGCAGCTGGAGGCCCACCAGCTGGGGACGAGGCCCCCTCAACAGCTGCAGCACCATTGACAGCTACTGCCCTGCAACCATTG tcaAAAGTCGGAGGAGGAGGCCGGCGACGTGGGGGTCAGCGCCATAAAGTGAAATCTCAGGGAGCCTGTGTGACTCCTGCCAGTGGCTGCTGA
- the GTPBP1 gene encoding GTP-binding protein 1 isoform X1 produces MAAAERSRSPVPGGSPVPACMFAPEPGSPGGRPRVAAAACPLRAAFDGEDGEALNGEPEIDLTSKLVMVSPTSEQYDSLLQQMSERIDEGCGETIYVIGQGSDGTEYGLSEADMEASYATLKSMAEQIEADVILLREHQEAGGKVRDYLVRKRVGDNDFLEVRVAVVGNVDAGKSTLLGVLTHGELDNGRGFARQKLFRHKHEIESGRTSSVGNDILGFDSEGNVVNKPDSHGGSLEWTKICEKSTKVITFIDLAGHEKYLKTTVFGMTGHLPDFCMLMVGSNAGIVGMTKEHLGLALALNVPVFVVVTKIDMCPANILQETLKLLQRLLKSPGCRKIPVLVQSKDDVIVTASNFSSERMCPIFQISNVTGENLDLLKMFLNLLSPRTSYREEEPAEFQIDDTYSVPGVGTVVSGTTLRGLIKLNDTLLLGPDPLGNFLPIAVKSIHRKRMPVKEVRGGQTASFALKKIKRSSIRKGMVMVSPRLNPQASWEFEAEILVLHHPTTISPRYQAMVHCGSIRQTATILSMDKDCLRTGDKATVHFRFIKTPEYLHIDQRLVFREGRTKAVGTITKLLQTTNNSPMNSKPQQIKMQSTKKGAVTKREDGVPATGTAAGGPPAGDEAPSTAAAPLTATALQPLPALDEEPHIREGNKSKVGGGGRRRGGQRHKVKSQGACVTPASGC; encoded by the exons CTGGTGATGGTGAGTCCAACTTCAGAGCAGTATGACAGTTTGCTCCAGCAGATGTCAGAGAGGATTGATGAGGGATGTGGGGAGACCATCTATGTCATTGGGCAAGGATCAG ACGGGACTGAATACGGTCTGAGCGAGGCAGACATGGAAGCGTCCTATGCCACGTTGAAGAGCATGGCAGAGCAGATCGAGGCAGACGTGATCCTCCTGCGGGAGCACCAGGAGGCAGGGGGCAAGGTGCGCGACTACCTCGTTCGGAAGCGCGTGGGTGACAACGACTTCCTGGAGGTCAG gGTAGCAGTGGTTGGCAATGTGGACGCAGGAAAGAGCACGTTGCTGGGTGTCTTGACTCACGGCGAGCTAGACAATGGCCGAGGCTTTGCTCGGCAAAAGCTCTTCCGCCACAAGCACGAGATTGAGTCAGGCCGCACCAGCAGCGTGGGCAATGACATCCTGGGCTTCGACAGCGAGGGCAACGTGGTGAACAAACCCGACAGCCACGGTGGCAGTTTGGAATGGACAAAGATCTGTGAGAAATCCACCAAGGTCATTACTTTCATTGACCTGGCTGGTCATGAAAAGTACCTGAAAACCACCGTCTTTGGCATGACTGGCCACTTACCTGATTTCTGCATGCTTATG GTTGGCAGTAATGCTGGGATTGTTGGCATGACCAAGGAGCACTTGGGCCTGGCGCTTGCACTTAATGTTCCCGTCTTTGTTGTGGTGACCAAGATTGACATGTGCCCTGCCAACATCCTGCAAG AAACCCTGAAGCTGTTACAGCGACTGCTGAAGTCCCCAGGGTGCAGGAAGATTCCCGTGCTGGTTCAGAGCAAGGATGATGTCATTGTAACAGCCTCCAACTTCAGCTCAGAGAG GATGTGCCCAATTTTCCAGATTTCAAATGTTACCGGGGAGAACCTAGATTTGCTGAAGATGTTTCTTAATCTCTTGTCTCCACGGACCAGCTACAGGGAAGAAGAGCCAGCAGAATTCCAGATAGATGATACTTACTCTGTCCCG GGCGTAGGAACAGTTGTCTCTGGGACGACACTGAGAGGCCTCATCAAGCTAAATGACACCCTTCTGCTGGGGCCAGATCCCCTTGGCAACTTCCTGCCTATTGCTGTCAAGTCCATCCACCGCAAGAGAATGCCTGTCAAAGAAGTGCGGGGAGGCCAGACTGCCTCCTTTGCTTTGAAGAAG atCAAGCGCTCTTCCATCCGGAAAGGCATGGTAATGGTGTCACCCCGCCTGAATCCACAAGCATCGTGGGAGTTTGAAGCAGAGATTCTGGTGCTCCATCACCCCACCACCATCAGCCCACGATATCAGGCCATGG TGCATTGTGGCAGCATCCGCCAGACGGCCACGATTCTCAGCATGGACAAGGACTGCCTGCGAACAGGGGACAAAGCCACAGTGCACTTTCGCTTCATCAAAACCCCGGAATACTTGCATATAGACCAGCGGCTGGTCTTCCGTGAAGGCCGCACCAAAGCCGTGGGTACCATCACTAAG TTACTCCAGACCACCAATAACTCGCCAATGAACTCCAAGCCACAGCAGATCAAGATGCAGTCAACTAAGAAGGGAGCTGTTACAAAACGAGAGGATGGTGTTCCCGCCACTGGGACGGCAGCTGGAGGCCCACCAGCTGGGGACGAGGCCCCCTCAACAGCTGCAGCACCATTGACAGCTACTGCCCTGCAACCATTG CCTGCCCTGGACGAAGAGCCCCACATCCGTGAGGGCAATAAG tcaAAAGTCGGAGGAGGAGGCCGGCGACGTGGGGGTCAGCGCCATAAAGTGAAATCTCAGGGAGCCTGTGTGACTCCTGCCAGTGGCTGCTGA
- the GTPBP1 gene encoding GTP-binding protein 1 isoform X3: MCLGAGGPSCSVDLYLVMVSPTSEQYDSLLQQMSERIDEGCGETIYVIGQGSDGTEYGLSEADMEASYATLKSMAEQIEADVILLREHQEAGGKVRDYLVRKRVGDNDFLEVRVAVVGNVDAGKSTLLGVLTHGELDNGRGFARQKLFRHKHEIESGRTSSVGNDILGFDSEGNVVNKPDSHGGSLEWTKICEKSTKVITFIDLAGHEKYLKTTVFGMTGHLPDFCMLMVGSNAGIVGMTKEHLGLALALNVPVFVVVTKIDMCPANILQETLKLLQRLLKSPGCRKIPVLVQSKDDVIVTASNFSSERMCPIFQISNVTGENLDLLKMFLNLLSPRTSYREEEPAEFQIDDTYSVPGVGTVVSGTTLRGLIKLNDTLLLGPDPLGNFLPIAVKSIHRKRMPVKEVRGGQTASFALKKIKRSSIRKGMVMVSPRLNPQASWEFEAEILVLHHPTTISPRYQAMVHCGSIRQTATILSMDKDCLRTGDKATVHFRFIKTPEYLHIDQRLVFREGRTKAVGTITKLLQTTNNSPMNSKPQQIKMQSTKKGAVTKREDGVPATGTAAGGPPAGDEAPSTAAAPLTATALQPLPALDEEPHIREGNKSKVGGGGRRRGGQRHKVKSQGACVTPASGC, translated from the exons CTGGTGATGGTGAGTCCAACTTCAGAGCAGTATGACAGTTTGCTCCAGCAGATGTCAGAGAGGATTGATGAGGGATGTGGGGAGACCATCTATGTCATTGGGCAAGGATCAG ACGGGACTGAATACGGTCTGAGCGAGGCAGACATGGAAGCGTCCTATGCCACGTTGAAGAGCATGGCAGAGCAGATCGAGGCAGACGTGATCCTCCTGCGGGAGCACCAGGAGGCAGGGGGCAAGGTGCGCGACTACCTCGTTCGGAAGCGCGTGGGTGACAACGACTTCCTGGAGGTCAG gGTAGCAGTGGTTGGCAATGTGGACGCAGGAAAGAGCACGTTGCTGGGTGTCTTGACTCACGGCGAGCTAGACAATGGCCGAGGCTTTGCTCGGCAAAAGCTCTTCCGCCACAAGCACGAGATTGAGTCAGGCCGCACCAGCAGCGTGGGCAATGACATCCTGGGCTTCGACAGCGAGGGCAACGTGGTGAACAAACCCGACAGCCACGGTGGCAGTTTGGAATGGACAAAGATCTGTGAGAAATCCACCAAGGTCATTACTTTCATTGACCTGGCTGGTCATGAAAAGTACCTGAAAACCACCGTCTTTGGCATGACTGGCCACTTACCTGATTTCTGCATGCTTATG GTTGGCAGTAATGCTGGGATTGTTGGCATGACCAAGGAGCACTTGGGCCTGGCGCTTGCACTTAATGTTCCCGTCTTTGTTGTGGTGACCAAGATTGACATGTGCCCTGCCAACATCCTGCAAG AAACCCTGAAGCTGTTACAGCGACTGCTGAAGTCCCCAGGGTGCAGGAAGATTCCCGTGCTGGTTCAGAGCAAGGATGATGTCATTGTAACAGCCTCCAACTTCAGCTCAGAGAG GATGTGCCCAATTTTCCAGATTTCAAATGTTACCGGGGAGAACCTAGATTTGCTGAAGATGTTTCTTAATCTCTTGTCTCCACGGACCAGCTACAGGGAAGAAGAGCCAGCAGAATTCCAGATAGATGATACTTACTCTGTCCCG GGCGTAGGAACAGTTGTCTCTGGGACGACACTGAGAGGCCTCATCAAGCTAAATGACACCCTTCTGCTGGGGCCAGATCCCCTTGGCAACTTCCTGCCTATTGCTGTCAAGTCCATCCACCGCAAGAGAATGCCTGTCAAAGAAGTGCGGGGAGGCCAGACTGCCTCCTTTGCTTTGAAGAAG atCAAGCGCTCTTCCATCCGGAAAGGCATGGTAATGGTGTCACCCCGCCTGAATCCACAAGCATCGTGGGAGTTTGAAGCAGAGATTCTGGTGCTCCATCACCCCACCACCATCAGCCCACGATATCAGGCCATGG TGCATTGTGGCAGCATCCGCCAGACGGCCACGATTCTCAGCATGGACAAGGACTGCCTGCGAACAGGGGACAAAGCCACAGTGCACTTTCGCTTCATCAAAACCCCGGAATACTTGCATATAGACCAGCGGCTGGTCTTCCGTGAAGGCCGCACCAAAGCCGTGGGTACCATCACTAAG TTACTCCAGACCACCAATAACTCGCCAATGAACTCCAAGCCACAGCAGATCAAGATGCAGTCAACTAAGAAGGGAGCTGTTACAAAACGAGAGGATGGTGTTCCCGCCACTGGGACGGCAGCTGGAGGCCCACCAGCTGGGGACGAGGCCCCCTCAACAGCTGCAGCACCATTGACAGCTACTGCCCTGCAACCATTG CCTGCCCTGGACGAAGAGCCCCACATCCGTGAGGGCAATAAG tcaAAAGTCGGAGGAGGAGGCCGGCGACGTGGGGGTCAGCGCCATAAAGTGAAATCTCAGGGAGCCTGTGTGACTCCTGCCAGTGGCTGCTGA